The DNA segment TACGGTTTGTACTATATGCAGATTAtatgtttttcacaaaaggGAGTTTGTTtcactatcacaatagcatcttcaggtgttTGTGAAAAACATAATCTGTTTTTCAACAAATACTGTTTGTGTTTCACGTTATAATAGGGTGGTCGGAGAAGATTCCACCAGACGTGCATCTGAGGTGGTAGGTGCGTGAATAAAGGTTTTATGTGACAGTaataagcaaagattatagagacctaatctaacctaactctataatctttagtGATAAGGGCTTCAAATTATATTGTTCTAGATTTTAAGAATAAGCTTGTGTGTTTTGGTATTTTTGAGACATCACAAGCAGTGGGTACCAATAAGTGCTTTCAGATAAGTATAAAAATGGAAGAGGTGTTCTCCATTATACAGTGTTCAAAACTTTATACTTGTTCAGGCCAAATATGGGAATTTATTCACAAAAGAATCACAAGAATAGAAGCATAGCAGTACCTACTACACTACGACTACCCAGGTACTAAAGAAATGAAATTGCTTTAGTTTTTCTATCCTTCTGGCCGTTTTTCTTGGCAAAGATTAGGTTTTAGGGCATTTGACCAAGAGCAGCTTTGAAACACCCCCCTGCATTTCCACATATTTAGTATAACTATATTCTTTTGAACATCAGCAATACATATTTACATCTTAAGTACAAATCCTGTAGTTTGTGCCCTTTTCCTATTGGTGAAAAACTTACTTTGTATTCATTCTCTAATGTTAAGTTTAACCTGCCCCCTTAGTTAGAACTGTGGTTTGCGTTTATAACCCACACGGGAGGAAAGACAAGAAATACACAAACTTCACATCCTCGCTCTGGACAGGCTAGTTTTTCCTGACTGAAATAGGCTATTGAAAAGCCTGAGCCGGATTCAGACTTTCTTTCGCCCAGGGAAAAAGGATCTTCCAGCGTTTTTCCCAGCCAAATCCTTGTGGTGGCTGGCGCATAGATCTACTTTCACAGACATCTGACCGAACTACGTGTAAGCAAAGAGGAATTTTTTGTGACAGTCTGGCAAGTTTTCTACTGCTGCCAAATGCAACTTGGCCAAAATGCAGATcaactctctctctctctctaaatTACGAGATCATAATAGCAATAAACTGTAACTTATTTGGGTGTCCGCACACTGGCTTCTGATGCTTTGGTCAGTAAAGCCTTGTTCAGACTAGGCTAATAGTATTAACCTCAATGATATAGTTTTTAGTCAATTAGCGAGTAATTTAGTAACTTAAACAACCGATATTGTCCTATTCCACTAGACAGAAAAAGACTTAAAGGCTATGCTTGGACCGGAACCAGTAACTATTGTTAAGGAAACACAATGAAGATATTAATGGACGAGTTTCTTTCACCGGACCGTCCATTAAATTTTGGATGCAATTATCTAAAACCCATCTGTGCTCCCTTATAGCCTTTCTTCACGAGAAAGTGCAGACTGCAAGCACAACTACATAAAGTTGGTATCGTCGACGAATGCCTACTACTACTGCTACTAGGCATACTTACCTTCTCTAaaccacagccctcttaacactTTTTTAAGTGTTTAAGAGGGCTGCGTCTAAACAGTCTCGAGTCAAGACGACTAGGCATCCTTGCGACTGTCCTGCTGCAGACATTCTCTTTTATGAGTTTGGTGGACCCAAACCAGAAACTGACCCAAACTGATGCTAGTAGGAAATATTCACCCATCATATCCCTCAAAAAGATGGATCTGGATATGATGGCAAGCTCATAGAGCTTGTGGGCAACAATAGTCCGACCAATACAAACCCACTGTTACATCCAAATTTGGAGCTGTTTGTATACCAGTAGGGTTCCCAGAAACTTCTATTCAAGAAGTTGCAATCTTAATTCATTACGTTGATCAATATATTCAAACTACTTCAACATGAACAACAATGAAAAATGAGAACAAAATACAATATACTTTTAATTTATTCAAGATGTAAGAATACATATATAGGACAACTTATAGGGTTTTCATCATATAAATTTTTCCACCAGGCGGAACAGGGCAGTTTTTCATTGTGTTTAGGTTGTTATTCAAAGGTGGACTTAAATCTTTGAATAAATTTGAAGGATAACCCCCATAAATAGAAATGGGTGAGCATTCTTTATAACCTAATTTTTTATAAAACCTTTCTTGATCTTTGGTTGACAAGtatatttctttcaaattcaaatattttttgcaATACTCTTCAGCCATATTCATTATTTTCGTCCCATATCCTTTTCCTCTTAAGTGTTTTTGAATAACTACACCTTCTACAAAACAAGACTCTGGAATGGAAGGGATAACAGATAGTTTCAAGTGCCCTATTAAATGATTATCCTCTAAAAGTATTATATTAGTTGGAAGGGAATCACAAGAGTTTTGAAAACTTCTCATTCGTGCTGTCTCACTACGTTTCCATTCCTCATTCAGTAAATCGCAACATTCTTTTAGGAGATCCGGTCTTCGATGAAGGAGGTCTATGGAGAGTGACATCAGttctctgaaaaaaatacatttatttctattaataaaatctgaatttttcttccattgaaGGGACAAAGAATTGAACAATCAAGAATTTAAAGTAgttaattttttcttgaacgCTTCcataagaaattggaaatatagTTACTAACTCTCAGAAGGCAACAACAAATCTCAAACAGAGCTATCTACTGTAAATAGCTCagatatcagaaaaatatttttagcagCATACACTAAACCTACTATAATAAAGGATAATATATCATAAGAAAAATGTTTGAATTGAAAGCAGGTTTAAAATCCGAGTAGGTTACTGAAAATAACAGAAAAATGTATTAAGTGGATTAGGAAGTCTTCGTTCCTGCTAGTTTACGAAATAATACAATCAGTTACACTGTAATTATTATTCTCGGAGGTTTTATTGATACGCACAGTAAAGTGCCTCATCAAGTAAATTTATAAATTTTTACGCATACTCCCACGCATtcattcataaaatttttgcagtttttcaatatttctgtgAATCATCTATGTAACGAACTGTCAGTCAGGTACTGTCAGTTAATGACATTCGTAGTAATGAACAATGAAACAATTATTGGGATTCCAATAGGAAAATATAATTTCGATTATGTTTTGCTTTGTGTTATGTGTTGAACGTTTCAAAGTTTTATTCCAATCGTCGCAGATGGTATGAA comes from the Coccinella septempunctata chromosome 2, icCocSept1.1, whole genome shotgun sequence genome and includes:
- the LOC123306636 gene encoding N-alpha-acetyltransferase 80 isoform X2, producing the protein MSLSIDLLHRRPDLLKECCDLLNEEWKRSETARMRSFQNSCDSLPTNIILLEDNHLIGHLKLSVIPSIPESCFVEGVVIQKHLRGKGYGTKIMNMAEEYCKKYLNLKEIYLSTKDQERFYKKLGYKECSPISIYGGYPSNLFKDLSPPLNNNLNTMKNCPVPPGGKIYMMKTL
- the LOC123306636 gene encoding N-alpha-acetyltransferase 80 isoform X1, which gives rise to MRHFTVRINKTSENNNYSVTDCIISELMSLSIDLLHRRPDLLKECCDLLNEEWKRSETARMRSFQNSCDSLPTNIILLEDNHLIGHLKLSVIPSIPESCFVEGVVIQKHLRGKGYGTKIMNMAEEYCKKYLNLKEIYLSTKDQERFYKKLGYKECSPISIYGGYPSNLFKDLSPPLNNNLNTMKNCPVPPGGKIYMMKTL